GCGGCCAGCGATCTCAGGCGCAGCGACTCCGTGTCGGCGGCCCGCATGCGACTCTCGAGATCGACGCACCGCTTGTACCATGCGTCGATGTCGAACCCGGCGACCGTCTCGCGATGGGTGTCCGGGTCCAGGACGATCCTCCCGCCGAACATGCCGCCCTTTTTGGGGGCATACCGCTTCAGGAATGTGCGGAGGTACTCGAGTTTCGCAAGCTGGCCGGACTGGCGACGCTCGGTCTCGCGCCGCTCCCCGTCGTCGGGCACGACGCCGGTCTCGATGGATGGCTCCGTGATATGCAGAACGCCCCCCTCCTGGAGGGCGCAGAGGATGTCGGGCTTCGAGTCCCTGTGCGCGAGGATCTGAAGCTTGCGCATGCGGCTGACGGCCATCGGTTCGCTCTCCCGACCCGCTACGCGGTAGTGGTGATGGACGACAGGACCTTCTCGACGGCCGGCGCGACCCTCGACTCAGCCTCTGCCCTGACCTTCTCCACGCGCTGCTCACCCTCGGCAGCGATGCTCGCAGCCTCCTGTTCGGCCTCGGCGCGCGCGGACTCGACGGCCTGCCGCTCGTCGTCGCGTGCCGTGCGGCGCGTCTCCTCGAGGAGCTTCTCGGACGCCTCGTGGGCCTCCGCCATCACGCGCTTCCGTTCGGCCCGACCGTCGCGGCGGGCCTTCTCGGCGCGCTCCTCAGCCTCCCTGATGCGCTCGATCGCTTCGGCGACCACCGCATCCTCCTTGTGCAATCGTGTGCCGTCCGGCGCGCCCTCTCTCGGGCGTCCACGGCTTCTCCACCGGACACGCGGTCGAATGCCCGCTCAGCTACGGCGACGCCCCCCACTGTCTAACTCTTTGTGACACTTCCAGTTGGGGGCTCTAACAAACTACTGACAAACTCGCAGTTCGGTGGATAACCCGAAATCGGCGTCCCCGCTCGGATGTTGTAAATGGTTCTACTGTCTGGAGTTAGCTCAGTGAGGGTCCGCTGTGCACAGATATCCACAGCCCGTGGTGCGAGCCTGCCCCATCGGCCGACCGGAAATCAGTACGTCGCCTCAGCCTCTTCCAGCTCTTCGGTCTCATCCTCCAGGTCGAGCTCGGTGTCGTCGCGTCGCCGCGGCGGCTCGTCTCGAATGTCACCCATCTGACAGTTGCCCTGGAACACGACGCCATCCTCGATGACGAGGCCGCGCGTCTTGATGTCGCCGAGGAGCTGCGAGCCCCGCTGGAGCTCGATCTTGCCCGTGGCGAAGACGTTGCCGTACATGTGGCCGCCGATCACGGCGTTGGCGACGTTGGCGTCGCCGTCGACCTTGCCGGTCTCGCCCACGACGAGCGTGTCGGTCGCCTCGATCGTGCCCTCGAAGTCGCCGTCGACCTGGATACTACCCTCGACCTTGACGTCGCCCTTGAGGGTGGTGCCTTCCCCGATGATCGTGTTCACAATGCCGACATTCCTTTCGTCGTCGTTCGTGAACATTGCCTACCCCCCGGCGGCCGGATGCGCCCTCTGTTGCCGGCGTCCAGCCCGCCACCGCGTCCGTGCACACGGGACGACGAAGATACCAGAACGGCCGAATTCAAGTCAACACCGTTCGGCCTCGACAGGCCCATGCGCTCCCTGTTTCGTCGTCAACTCGCCGCCGCGACGCACGCCGTCCCGGATGCTACTCCGGGTCGGTCGGCGACGCCGGCTCCTTCACCGTCAGCAGCAGGTCCACGACACGTGTCAAATCCTCCTCCGAGTAGTACTCGATTCGGACGGTGCCCTCGCCGCCCATGCGGTCGATGCGCACCTGCGTCCCGAAGATCCGCTGCAGACGTTCCTCCATCTCGCGCACGACCGGATCGTCCGTGCGTCTCGGCCGCGACGCCTTCTTCCGATGCTGCTTCCCCCGGACAAGCGACTCCAGTTGCCGCACCGAGAGACCGCGGTCGACCACCTTCTTCGCCAGACGCGATCGCTCCTCCGCGCTCTTCGCGCCGAGGAGCGTTCTGCCGTGCCCCGCCGTCAGGCTGCCCGCGGACAGCAGCTCCTGTACGTCCAGCGGAAGCTCGAGCAGCCGCAGCGCGTTGGCCACGGTGCTTCTATCTCGGCCGACATGCTCAGCCAGCTGCGACTGGTTGAGTCCGGCCACCTCCATCAACGCCTCGTAACCGTGCGCCTCGTCTATCGGGTTCAGGTCCTCTCGCTGGAGGTTCTCGACGAGCGCCAGCTCC
This DNA window, taken from Candidatus Effluviviaceae Genus V sp., encodes the following:
- a CDS encoding ParB/RepB/Spo0J family partition protein yields the protein GSIASHGVLQPVVVRPVPTGGYQLIVGERRLRAARLAGLERIPAIVREAGEAETLELALVENLQREDLNPIDEAHGYEALMEVAGLNQSQLAEHVGRDRSTVANALRLLELPLDVQELLSAGSLTAGHGRTLLGAKSAEERSRLAKKVVDRGLSVRQLESLVRGKQHRKKASRPRRTDDPVVREMEERLQRIFGTQVRIDRMGGEGTVRIEYYSEEDLTRVVDLLLTVKEPASPTDPE
- a CDS encoding polymer-forming cytoskeletal protein, which produces MFTNDDERNVGIVNTIIGEGTTLKGDVKVEGSIQVDGDFEGTIEATDTLVVGETGKVDGDANVANAVIGGHMYGNVFATGKIELQRGSQLLGDIKTRGLVIEDGVVFQGNCQMGDIRDEPPRRRDDTELDLEDETEELEEAEATY